The Cyprinus carpio isolate SPL01 chromosome B17, ASM1834038v1, whole genome shotgun sequence genome has a window encoding:
- the LOC122140174 gene encoding uncharacterized protein LOC122140174, with protein sequence MRSNLWLRGWRCSYQSTPNINEAVDNEYCWHQNAMTPWRSLRNRLEDPVRGRQTPPFLSGFTSFDEQWRSEHTTTPFLFLGRTRSVPEALHCYNRPTLRSSFSSITITARSLSPKRDCTAHSNSTFRPLNTDRPPSFMARSKNKTLQAIAGPPVPPRHKTVVVMVTENRERHCASETPSSSQAPPVHKHSYREEEDQTDSLKHPIFRSCAHLELLPSKLSRSTLYLDKSLSIPLGQILYRSTLSLSLGKPSFTQTPEKPETMIQTKRSYSDWDMANIGVDGTERQSQHLKNGSTINGSAFKSNTGSDSDMQCSTLTSLPFRTRCHSSSAAFRLNGKANDVLGLPQSNLRAREAFSEPSGVPQVRIRAHHEVRTVFHTAEKVRRLIEYPVSPHLTNCTCGPKTDQQDTGYHSLSLRDALERFRPDFISRSQNRVRRLELRARERRSLQTAEFIMGMETANCRWNCTKPHPLSDNLFKPRDRAISGKEMQWRSRRIYNKLPEVTKKKEEERKRLVLETNRLRAEVFKKKLLDQVLQRHGD encoded by the exons ATGCGCTCAAACTTGTGGCTCAGAGGCTGGAGGTGCTCTTATCAGTCGACTCCCAACATTAATGAG GCAGTGGATAATGAGTATTGCTGGCACCAAAATGCCATGACACCATGGAGGAGTCTGAGGAATAGATTGGAGGACCCAGTGAGAGGAAGGCAAACACCCCCGTTTTTATCTGGCTTTACATCATTTGATGAACAATGGAGATCAGAACACACAACTACTCCTTTTTTATTCCTGGGCCGGACACGTAGCGTCCCTGAAGCTCTCCATTGCTACAATAGACCCACTTTGCGGTCAAGCTTCTCTTCGATCACCATCACCGCCCGGAGTTTGTCTCCTAAAAGGGATTGTACAGCTCATTCAAACTCAACCTTTCGTCCTCTTAACACTGACAGACCGCCCTCTTTCATGGCCCGCAGTAAAAATAAAACCCTACAAGCCATTGCTGGCCCTCCGGTGCCTCCTAGACACAAGACAGTTGTGGTGATGGTGACCGAGAACAGAGAACGGCATTGTGCCAGTGAGACTCCCAGCAGTTCCCAAGCTCCACCAGTCCACAAGCACAGCTACAGAGAGGAAGAAGATCAAACGGACTCTTTAAAACATCCTATCTTCCGCTCTTGTGCCCATCTGGAGCTGCTTCCATCCAAGCTGTCCAGATCTACTCTGTACTTGGACAAATCCCTCTCAATCCCTCTTGGACAGATTTTGTATAGATCCACTCTGTCCCTTTCCCTTGGAAAACCATCTTTTACTCAGACCCCTGAGAAACCTGAAACCATGATTCAAACTAAAAGGTCCTACAGTGACTGGGACATGGCAAACATTGGTGTTGATGGAACAGAAAGGCAGTCCCAGCACCTGAAGAATGGGTCAACCATCAATGGCagtgcttttaaaagtaataccGGCTCCGACTCTGACATGCAGTGTTCCACTTTAACATCCTTGCCATTCAGAACAAGGTGCCACTCATCTTCTGCTGCCTTCAGACTGAATGGAAAGGCTAATGATGTCTTAGGGCTTCCGCAGAGCAATCTAAGAGCCAGAGAGGCATTCAGCGAGCCATCAG GAGTGCCTCAGGTGCGCATAAGGGCCCATCATGAGGTCAGAACAGTTTTCCACACTGCTGAGAAAGTCAGGAGACTTATTGAGTACCCGGTCTCTCCTCATCTGACTAATTGCACCTGTGGGCCCAAGACTGACCAGCAGGACACAGGATACCATTCGCTTAGCTTGAGG GATGCTCTTGAGCGGTTTCGTCCAGATTTCATCTCTCGCTCTCAGAATCGGGTGCGACGACTGGAACTGAGGGCCAGGGAGAGGCGGAGCTTACAAACAGCTGAATTTATCATGGGCATGGAGACGGCTAACTGTAGGTGGAACTGCACCAAACCACACCCCCTTAGTG ataacCTTTTCAAACCCAGAGACAGAGCCATCTCAGGCAAGGAGATGCAATGGAGATCCAGACG GATTTACAACAAACTCCCTGAGGTGACCAAAaagaaggaggaggagaggaagaggctGGTGTTGGAAACCAACAGACTGAGGGCAGAGGTGTTCAAAAAG AAACTTTTGGATCAGGTTCTTCAAAGACACGGTGACTGA